CTACCTGCTGAGCCAGGCTTTCGCCAATAGCTTCAAGCGCAAACTTCGAGGCATTATAAACCCCTACGCCAGGGAAGGTTTTTAGCCCCCCAATGCTGGTGATATTGATTACGTGGCCGCTTTTGCGTTCGCGCAAGTGAGGCAACACGGCTCGTAGGACATGCAGCGGGCCGAATACATTCACGTCGAATTGGCGGTGAACTTCCTCGGCGGTAATTTCCTCGATGCTGCCCAGGGAGCCGTAACCCGCGTTATTCACAATCACGTCGAGGTGGCCGAGAGCTTGCACAGCGTCAGCGACAGCCTGTTTTACCTCAGCTTCATTTGTCACGTCGCAGACGAAGCCGCGGCCATTATCGCCGGCTTTTTGGGTGAACTCGTCGGCTTGTTGCTGTTGGCGGAAGGTGGCGGCTACTTTGTCGCCTTTTTGTAAAAGCAATTCGGCCAGCGAAGCACCGAAGCCCGTGCTTACGCCCGTGATAAACCAGTTTTTAGTGGTGGTTGGCATTGTTCAGATAAACAAGAATGGATACTTAACGACCGAAATAAGTACGGCCGGATTTTTTAACTACGAATCCTGCCTTAGGGTTTAGGCAATTGGTCGCTAAGCCTCCAATTCCACGAGCACGGCGGTGGAGCCGCCTGCATCATCGTCGGTGACGAGCAGCAATTCGTAGCGTTGGGGGGCAATTTCTCGGCGCACGGTTATGCTTTCTACCTTGCCGCGGTAGGGTTGGCCATTGGGTATAATCAGTTGGGTGAAGCGCGTCTGTAGAGGTCGGTCGGAACGCTGCGCCAGGTCCAGCATGCCTACGAAGCTGCCTAGCACTTCACCATCGGCTACGGGGTCGCTGGTATCTTCTACGGAGGCCGTTACAAACAGCTTGCCCTTGTGCGTAGTGGCTCCGGAGAAGCCAGCTGGTATCTTTGCGATGCTAGGCAATTGATAAAACTGCGTTTGAATACTCGGCAGCTGGCTCGAACGATGCTGAATGAAGTCTAATGCCTGTTGCAAAGGCAGCCGAAATAACAGATTTCCCGCGCCCGAGCCCACGGTGCGTTGAAAAAGCAGCAGCTCTGTAGTGGTGGCGGCCGCAGCCTCCAGATTCAACACGACGCTCTTAGGCAAGGCCTTACGAAGTGCAGTATATAAAGTACTCAGAGACAGAGGATATACTGCCGCTCCGGCACCCGCTTGCTTGGGCAGCGTCACCCAGAATCCCTTCTCCCGCTCCGCTGTAGCTCCCGACCCACACACGAGCAGGGCCGTGTCGCCGCCGGCTGCGGGTACGGCTGTTAGGCACTCCAAGTCAGGCTTAAGGTTTTTGGGCAAACGGCCGGAGCTAAAATGCACCGTTTCGAAGAGGGTGATACGGCCGTTAGGCTTAAGGGCCCGGGCATCGAAACAATAGAGAAAAGGCGAATCGTCGCCGATGATATAGGCCGTGTCGCCAACCACTTCTACCCCTGACGCCGAGGGCAGGTCGGGCAAATCAAACTGGCGCAGAATGGTTGCTTTCATGTGATAAGCTGCACTGGCTAACGTTGTTCTCGCGCTAACATACGTACACGCGCCGCTGGGGGGCATTTTTGGTACGCAATAGCCAACGTATCCCCTACTCTACCGACGCATACACATCAGTATAATAAGCTAGAAACCTAGTTGAAAATCGAGTTTACTCCTTGGTAATAGTAAACTCCACGCGCCGATTCAGGCGGCGGGTTTCTTCACGCTCATTGCTGGCGCGCGGTTTCGTGCCGCCGTACCCTACGGTGCTGATTCGATCCTCGGCCACGCCGCGACTTACGAGGTAGCGCTTCACTTCCGTCACCCTATCCTCCGACAGCTTTTGGTTAAGAGCCGCATTCCCTTGGTTATCGGTGTGGCCTTCCAGACGAATATTTACCGTGGGATTATCGGTGAGAGTGCCGGCCAAACGATTCAGCTCCGCGTAAGATGCTCCGAGCAGATTGTATTTGCCCTGGGCAAAAATTAGCGTTGGCAACTCAAGTCGTGAGCCGACTCCAGCGGGCACCAAAAGGAGGTTGCGGGTGAGCGGTGCCGTAACGGTAAGCGTGTCCGTAGCCGTCAGGAACCCTCCGCTTACCGCCGATAGCCGGTAGCGGCCGGGCGGCAACGTAAACTGATAGGTGCCCGTGCCGGCCTCTACGCGCGAGGTGGCATTGTACGAGAAATTGCCCCCTAGACTCGCAATTTTCACCTCGGCGGCTACCGCCTGCTGGGTTTTGGCATTGATAACGCGGCCCGTAAGCAGTGCCCGTGGTGGGGCCACAGCAAAGGTTGGTGCAGGCACCGTTTCCACCACCGAGTCGGGAGGCACTACGCCAACCTCTACCCGGAATAAGTCGGCAGGGCCGTTAGCCGTGCGGGACGCGGCGTAGTATGCCTGTTTGCCGTCGGGCGTGAGGCTGAAATATGCATCGAAGCCCGGCCCATTGAGCGTGGGCCCTAAGTTGCGCGGCTCACTCCACTTGGTCCAGGAGTCATCGAGGCGGGTGCTGGCGAAGATGTCGGCGCTGCCGTAGCCCCCGTGGCCCCAAGAAGAGAAATACAGGGTTTTGCCATCGGGAGAAAGCCAGGGGGCAAATTCAAAGCCCGGCGAGTTCACTACGTCGCCTAGGTTGCGCGGCTCTGACCACGAGCCTTTGCCCGCCGGCTGGCTGATATAAATATCGTTGCCGCCGTAGCCTTCAGGCCGCTCCAAAGAGAGCAGCAGAACCTTCTCGTCGTTCGTTTGAAAAAAAGTAGTGGCTGTACCGGTGGAGTAATAGTTGATAATATCCAGCTGCTCAGTACGGTTGCCATTTTTGCCCCCCACATTACGAGCAGCCCGCGAAATACCATCATCGTGGAAGGTACCGTCGCGCTCGTAGTAGCCGCGCACCAATAGATAATAACCATCCTTTACTACGGCCATCACGCCGTTGTGCTGGGGCGTATTGAGCCCATCGAAGCGTGTGGCCGGGTTCCAGGTGCGGCCCTGATCCACGGAGCGGCTCATCCAGATATCTCCCGATTCGGCGTTGCCTTCCATATTGCCGGCAAACTTGGTGCGCACAAAAAACAAGGTCGAGTTATCGGGCGCCAGTACGGGTTGCAGTTCATTGCCAGATGTGTTCAGGGTATTCAAGGCCTGGGGTGGTCCAAAGCCGGGTAAGCTGGCATCCACATTCAGACGAAGCTTGAATAAGCGCCATTGCTGGGTAGCTCGGTTGGCGGGCTTCTGCGAAACCACGGGAGTTCCGTTCGCCTTATCGGCTGAGGCTACAGAGATGCAACGATCGTTGCCCTTACTAATGAGTTGCAGGCTGCCCGCCGGCCCGCCCGGCACCAAGCGCCACTGCTGGTACAGGCTGCCCGTATAGGGCCGCTGCACTAGGGGGGCATTTTCATCGGGTTTATCTACAGTCAGGCATTTACCGCTTTGGCGACCTTCAATCCGAAAATAGTCGCTGCCGGGCATCACGCGCACAAAGCGCCACTGCTGGCTAGGGGCGTGGGTAAACTCCCACTGCACCATGGCCGCTCCCGACTCAAGCGAGGAATTGGCTACGTCCAGCGACCGGCCGCTACCACGGGCGGCAATGCCATAGTAAGCCTTCTCATCAGGAATAAAAGGCGTGTTTTGGGCGAAAAGTGGGCCTGCCATAGCGAAGGCCAGTAAAAAGAGCAGAAAGCGAAGCGGCGAAGGGAGCATGCACGCGATTAAATGGACTGGGCTGCAAGTTAGCGTAAATCTGAACTGCTTAGTCCCAAACGAGAACCGCCGCTCTTGCCTAGGGCAAGAGCGGCGGTTGATAATGATAAGTGTAGCTATAAGAAATATCGATAAGATTAACGTTACCTAAGCATAAAGCAGTAATTAGCTAATAGCATTGTTGATGTACTTGAAGCGAACGAACCGGTCGTTCTCATAAATAGCTGCGAAGTGGCCAGTTGGAGCGGCAGTGCTCTTGGCTTCTACCTTGCGCTCTGCAGA
The window above is part of the Hymenobacter radiodurans genome. Proteins encoded here:
- a CDS encoding oxidoreductase, encoding MPTTTKNWFITGVSTGFGASLAELLLQKGDKVAATFRQQQQADEFTQKAGDNGRGFVCDVTNEAEVKQAVADAVQALGHLDVIVNNAGYGSLGSIEEITAEEVHRQFDVNVFGPLHVLRAVLPHLRERKSGHVINITSIGGLKTFPGVGVYNASKFALEAIGESLAQQVGPLGIKVTNIEPSGFRTDWAGRSASFVDTQIEDYRATVGENLKGIQSYSGRQPGDPDRASQIMYDLVRQENPPLHLPLGKAAVKGARDKFTGLVKELEEVAEIGNSADFPEGA
- a CDS encoding RICIN domain-containing protein; translated protein: MAGPLFAQNTPFIPDEKAYYGIAARGSGRSLDVANSSLESGAAMVQWEFTHAPSQQWRFVRVMPGSDYFRIEGRQSGKCLTVDKPDENAPLVQRPYTGSLYQQWRLVPGGPAGSLQLISKGNDRCISVASADKANGTPVVSQKPANRATQQWRLFKLRLNVDASLPGFGPPQALNTLNTSGNELQPVLAPDNSTLFFVRTKFAGNMEGNAESGDIWMSRSVDQGRTWNPATRFDGLNTPQHNGVMAVVKDGYYLLVRGYYERDGTFHDDGISRAARNVGGKNGNRTEQLDIINYYSTGTATTFFQTNDEKVLLLSLERPEGYGGNDIYISQPAGKGSWSEPRNLGDVVNSPGFEFAPWLSPDGKTLYFSSWGHGGYGSADIFASTRLDDSWTKWSEPRNLGPTLNGPGFDAYFSLTPDGKQAYYAASRTANGPADLFRVEVGVVPPDSVVETVPAPTFAVAPPRALLTGRVINAKTQQAVAAEVKIASLGGNFSYNATSRVEAGTGTYQFTLPPGRYRLSAVSGGFLTATDTLTVTAPLTRNLLLVPAGVGSRLELPTLIFAQGKYNLLGASYAELNRLAGTLTDNPTVNIRLEGHTDNQGNAALNQKLSEDRVTEVKRYLVSRGVAEDRISTVGYGGTKPRASNEREETRRLNRRVEFTITKE
- a CDS encoding DUF6929 family protein, whose protein sequence is MKATILRQFDLPDLPSASGVEVVGDTAYIIGDDSPFLYCFDARALKPNGRITLFETVHFSSGRLPKNLKPDLECLTAVPAAGGDTALLVCGSGATAEREKGFWVTLPKQAGAGAAVYPLSLSTLYTALRKALPKSVVLNLEAAAATTTELLLFQRTVGSGAGNLLFRLPLQQALDFIQHRSSQLPSIQTQFYQLPSIAKIPAGFSGATTHKGKLFVTASVEDTSDPVADGEVLGSFVGMLDLAQRSDRPLQTRFTQLIIPNGQPYRGKVESITVRREIAPQRYELLLVTDDDAGGSTAVLVELEA